The genomic DNA CGTCACACCCTCTCGGCGCGGCGTGTGCGGGATACCGACGAGCGCACCGTCCAGGTCAATGGGCGCATCGCGACCGACTACACCGAAAAGCGCCTGTATCTCAATGTCGCCAGCCCGCCCCTGCATACCGGCGACCTGCTGCTGGAGTTCTTCGCCCGCATGGGGATTGAAGTTGCCGGCGGCATCGGCGCAGGCACCACGCCCGAGGGGGCGACGCTTCTTGAACGCAGCTACTCCAAGCCGCTGGGTCTGATCGTCCAGGACATGGGAAAATATTCCAACAACTTCGTCGCCGAGCAGATGGTCAAAACCCTTGGCGCCACCAAGCAGCTTCCGCCGGGAACCTGGCGCAAGGGAATCGAAGTGCTGAGCGGCTTTCTTCAGGGGCTCAATGTGCCGCTCTCCGACTGGGAACTTGAAGACGGCTCCGGGCTCTCCCACGGCAACCGGCTCACGCCCAGGGCGCTCGTTCGGGTGCTGGCCCACATGTTCCAGGATCCCCGGCTACGGCCCGAATTCGAGAGCTCGCTCTCGCTGGGCGGCGCCGATGGTACGGTGCGCCGACGCTTCCGGGGCGTGGACAATGCCAAGCGGGTGCGGGCCAAGACGGGGCATCTCTCGGGGGTGAGCGCCCTGGCCGGCTATCTCTATCCCGAGCACTCCCGCCCCATCGCCTTCAGCGTGCTGGTGAACAACTTTGAGGGCGGTTTCGGCGGCATCGAGGGGGAGGTGGACGGCATCGTGGAGGAGGTCCTCCATGCCTGTGCCAAGCCCCCTTCCCT from Chrysiogenia bacterium includes the following:
- the dacB gene encoding D-alanyl-D-alanine carboxypeptidase/D-alanyl-D-alanine-endopeptidase, with the translated sequence MRRILLLSIAALLLGATGGAAQTPAEICPGYYGPLPLQKRLDQAIAASKYLRKARFGMQFASATEGIVLYEKNPATKLIPASVTKVVTGAASLEYLGQEYSFPTDFYGELSEDGTRVTGPLYVKGSGDPSLVSERLYLIAETLAARGIKKVEGGLVIDEGFFDTERFNPDWKVDSDRSYIAATGAVSSNFNAITIVVRPGQKAGDPARVVLEPQVRFVTIENNALTGAAGSRHTLSARRVRDTDERTVQVNGRIATDYTEKRLYLNVASPPLHTGDLLLEFFARMGIEVAGGIGAGTTPEGATLLERSYSKPLGLIVQDMGKYSNNFVAEQMVKTLGATKQLPPGTWRKGIEVLSGFLQGLNVPLSDWELEDGSGLSHGNRLTPRALVRVLAHMFQDPRLRPEFESSLSLGGADGTVRRRFRGVDNAKRVRAKTGHLSGVSALAGYLYPEHSRPIAFSVLVNNFEGGFGGIEGEVDGIVEEVLHACAKPPSLEPVQLEKTD